From the Zymomonas mobilis subsp. pomaceae ATCC 29192 genome, the window GCGGAGTATTGAAGGGGGACGCTCCACTTACTTTTGTCCCAGCTGTCAAAAATAAATTGTAGACTATCTACATATTTTGTTTGTCCGTATTATTAGCGGCGACATTCCTTAACTGATTTTTTTCTTTGCCCAGCCGAATAGCACTTTCTCCTGCCATTCCGGGAAAACGAGGCCACATGCCTTGCGCCATCGCTTTTAAACTTTGCGAAGGGGTCGCATTTTTTTGCTGATATATCCAATAGTTACGCAATACCGTGGCGACATAAGCGCGGGTTTCAGCATAAGGAATGGATTCAATAAAAAGCAACGGATCGCCATGATCACGATTATTCCAGCGAGGTAAAGCGGCGGGGCCAGCATTATAGGCGGCAATAACTTTTGGAAGAAGGCCGCCTGTATAGTTGGTATCGCGCAACCATTCGATATAGGCCTGCCCATATTCAAAACTGACTGTAGGCTTATCCAAATCTTCTATTTCAACATTAGTTGCATGTTGCCTTGCTACTAACCGCGCGGTGGAAGGGGTAATCTGCATGACGCCACGCGCGCCTTTTGCGCTTAAAGCCCTAGTCCGAAATTGAGATTCCTGAAGTGCATGGGCATAAATAAGGTAGGGATCAACATGCCATCCACTGGCCGGTGTCCAATTTGGGGCAGGATAACGCGTTTCAATATCCGGTTTAAAACCAGCGGGCCCATGATGGGCCAACCAAAGTTGTGCTTCAGGTAAATGGAGATAAGCCGCAAGATGAATAAGACTGTTATGGTCACTAGCATTACTTAATCTTGCCTGATATTTCAGGGTTTCAGTAGCTAACTGATGCTCTCCTATTTCATTAAGGGCTATGGCCGTGCGAATGTTAGGTTGAGTTGTTAGATGTCCTAGCTCGTCAGACGATAAGGCAACAGGATTAGCCAAAGCAGGAATTGTTTTCCCCAAAGCTTTTTCAGCCAATATACCATAAAAGGTTTCAGGCAGTTGGCTGGCAGCCCGTAATAAATTCTGAATATATTCAGGGTGTCCACATGCCATAGCGGCTCTTGCTTGCCAAAAGAGGCCAGCCGCCTTCATCTCTCGATTATCGCTATAAGCGGCAACCCGCGAAAAGGCCTGCATGGCCGATGGAAAGTCTTCTTTTTGCCAATCGGCTAAGGCCTCTACCCAGCTCGCTTCGGTCGTCCAAGAGCCCTGACCATTTTCAGCTTGAACGGCTAACCGACGCGCGGCATCGTCATTACCATTGAGATAGTAGCTCCATGCAATTCTTTGAGCCCATTCGGTTTGAAGATCGCTCGGTAATTTTTGCTGGAAATTCTGGAAAAGAACTTCTGCTTCGCTTGCATTATCGGCCTTAAGAAGGGGGAGCGCTTCTGTCTCAAATATAGCCGCAGAACGGTTGCTCGTATTGTGATGATTGATCGGGCGTTGAGGAGCACCAGATAAAAAAGTTAACATATTGGCTGAGGGAAGCGATGGAAGATTACGCGCACCATGGTTGAACGCTAGACGTTCCAAAGCCTCATTTTGCGGTAAATCAGGTTCTTTTTTAATTAAGGATATTAGCTGTTCCGTAGGAACTTTGGGCGAACCTTTGGTTAAATAAAGTTCAGCAGTCGCAAAATTTGTTAAAAGTCCATCAGGATTAGCTTCTAGCCATTGTTGGGCTTCTTGCCACTGGCCACGGCGAATGGCTTTAAAACAGGCACGGTAGCCTTGCATTTCAGCCGGAGACAAGGTCTGTTTTTTGTCTGTCGGCTGTATATTAAAAGAAGATAGGACCGGTTGTATAGGGGGCGCTACCTGTTGCGGGGTTACAAGAGAAATATCGCTATCTGACATGAATCCCGGATCAATGGTAGATAACGTATTCGCAAATGTGGATGCGGTAGGAAAAGTTTGGGATGACAACGTCACCAGACTTAAGACGGTTAATTTAACAAGTTTAAAGGATCTCTTTAGGCCATAAGCACAAGAATTATTGGCACTACGCTTCTTCGATCCGGCTTGTTTCATTGTCTAAGTCCCTTTTTAATATTCGCAAATCTTTCCATATTGTTGCTTTTAAAGCAGGGGTTGCTAGCAGCATTTTGGGATGAAGTAAGGCGAACACCCGAATATTATCACCATTCACTGTTATGTGATGAACTTTTCTACGGGCTTCGGTTACATTCATCTTTAAAAACGCACGTGTGGGCGTTTCCCCCAGTAACAATAAGTATTTAGGACGGATAAGTGCCAGATGATGGCGCGCTATGGATATGTAATCGCTAAAAGTAAGCGCATCAGATTCTTTCGGTCTTTGATCAAATATAGTCAATTCTGAACAAAAAGGTGTCAGGGTTGCCCAATAGCTCTGTTCCTTTTTTACAGAAATAGAGCGCAAAATGTTCGATAATAATTGCCCTGTCTGCCCAGAAAAGAGTGTCCCTTCTTCGACATCTTTTATTTCAGGGGCATCACTCATAATCATAAAATGGGCTTTTGGGTTAACTACAGGTAAAACAGGTGTGTTATGACCTATATTCGTCCCTATATTTTTAAACCATAATAAGAAATCTGTAATATTATCGGGAATATTCTTAAATTTTATGAGTGCAGAGGGTTCAGGAGTAGACGTTGAATGAACCGTATTTTTTTGTTCGTTAAACGGCACTGAAGGGACTTCTGGATTCAATCCAGCTGTGTTAGATTCTGCTTGAGGATGAGAAGAGGGGGCGTTAAAATATGAAATATTATATTGATTTTCTGAAAACCAATTTCTGTTTTCTTCTTGAACTAATATATCTACGCCGGCCATACGCCACCATTCAAGAATATGGTCTAAGGTCATATTAGTTGCTTTGATTCCCACGGACTTAAATTTATCGAAGTTAGCTATTTTTTGGATTTATGGTTTCATTCAATATTTTGAAAATTTTCGTAAGGCTTAGTATATTCCTTCATTCTATCTTTTTTAAGGCTATAAAGCTTCCATTCAAAGATATTATTTTACAAGCTAATGCCGCAGCGATTAAAAATTAAGCATGTAATTGAAAAATCGAATAATATTCATTTTTTGAACCTCTTTTCATTTTAAGATCAGAGGCACAGCGTTAAATCTTCAAAATATTGAATTATTTTAAAATCATAGGGCTTAATAGTCTTCTAATATAACCTATATCAGGATAACCTACTATAGTAATATTCTACGCTACAAGTGAGAATATTTCTATAAAGCCATAAGGATTATGGAGGACAATGTCAGAACGCGAATCCATGGAATATGACGTTGTAATTGTCGGTGCGGGCCCCGCTGGTCTTTCCGCTGCAATCCGTCTAAAACAACTGGCTGAGAAAGCCGGACAAGAAATATCAGTTTGTATTTTAGAAAAAGGCTCAGAAGTAGGCGCGCATATTCTATCCGGTGCGATAATCGATCCTATTGCACTTGATGAACTTATCCCTGATTGGCGTGAACGGGGTGCACCGTTAACCGTGCAGGTTACAGAATCCCCTCACTGGATTTTAACGCCTAAAAAACATATACCGTTACCCTCCGCCTTTTTACCTCCCTTTATGCATAATAAAGGATTCTATACGGGTTCTTTGGGATCTCTATGCCGTTGGCTTGCAGAAGAAGCTGAAAATTTAGGCGTTGAAATTTTCCCCGGTTTTGCGGCTGCGGATGTCATCTATGATGAAAAAGGTAAAGTGAAAGGTATTCTTACCGGCGATAAAGGCGTTGGACGTGATGGTAAACCACGTGATGATTTTGAGCCGGGGATAGAATTGCATGGGCGTTATACCTTTTTTGCAGAAGGCGCGCGTGGACATCTGACCAGAAGAGTTATCCAACAATTCCAGCTTGATGCTGAATGCCAACCCCAGGTTTACGGGTTGGGGTTAAAGGAACTTTGGGAAGTTTCTCCTGATAAACATATAGCCGGACGGGTCGTTCATACACAGGGATGGCCTTTATTAACCGAAGTGGGTGGAGGCTTTATTTATCATCAGGAAAAAAATCAGGTTGCTATCGGCTTCGTTGTTGGCCTCGGCTACAGCAATCCTTACTTATCCCCCTTTAAAGAATTTCAGCGCTGGAAAGAGCATCCTTCCATTCGACCCTTGTTAGAAGGGGGGCGGCGTATATCTTATGGCGCGCGGGTTATTAATGAAGGTGGCTATCAAGCTATTCCTAAACTTATTTTCCCCGGTGGGGCTTTAATTGGATGCTCCGCGGGTTTTGTGAATGTGCCTAGAATTAAGGGCACGCATGGCGCTATGAAATCAGCAATGTTGGCCGCAGAAGCTGCCTTTGACGCTCTGACAAAAGAGACGTCGCCGTCTCTTCTTACGGCCTATCCAGAAAGTTTCGAAAAAAGCTGGTTAGCGGTAGAACTGAAAAAAGTGCGTAATGCTGAACCAGCTATTGCCCATTTTGGTCCTCTTATTGGTTCGGGTATTGCCGGTACGGATATGTGGATGCGTAATTTTGGTATTGATCTGCCCTTCACCTTGGGACATCGGCCTGACAACACTACCTTGGTCAAAAAAGAAAAAGGTAAAAAACAGCATTATCCAAAGCCAGATGGTAAAGTCAGCTTTGATCGTCCTTCATCCGTTTATCTTGCAAATACCCAGCATGATGAAAATGAGCCCTGTCACCTAACGTTAAAAGATCCAACGGTGCCGATTGATGTCAATCTGGCGTTATATGATTCACCGGAAAGATGTTACTGTCCCGCTGGTGTTTATGAAATTTTGGGCGTTGAAGAGAACAAACCCCGTCTTCAAATAAATGCTCAGAATTGTATCCATTGCAAAAGTTGTGACATTAAAGATCCGACAGGCAATATTGTATGGGTTGCCCCGCAAGGTGGAGATGGTCCCAATTATCCTAATATGTAAATAAATATCTGAAAGAGATATAAGCCAGACTAGACATGCTCTAGAATCAGGCTTCTAAAGATAGTTTAGCAAAACTTATTGCAAGAGCAGGGTCTGGCTTGTTTTTATCAAATATGATTTCTTTCCTTCGATTTGTGCCGCTAACAGCTTTGTTAGCGGTGCCTTTTGCAGCGGCAGATGCCCGTAAAGAGGCCGTTTCGCCCTTCAAACTTTATGTAGAAGGGCAGGTCGCTTCTTTTTCAGATAATCCTGATCTGGCAGCACGCAATTTTTTTTCTGTCTTACAAGAACGCCCCGGTGATAATTTGCTGGCGTTAAGAACTTATCGTCAAGCACAAATTGCTAATAATATGTCTATTACCTTGGGCGTTTTGTCACGAATGGAGAAGGATGGCTATCGGACAGGCGATGGACCTTTTTTGATTTTAGCCGATGCTGTCAAAAGACATAAATGGAAAGAAGCTAACCTGTTAATCGACAGGATGAGTCAATTTCAATATCCATTCTTTTTTACAGCCCCTTTATTGCGCGCGTGGGTTATACTGGGATCGAAAAAAGGGGATCCATTTAGCGCTCTTGATAAGGCGCAAGGTCCGGTTTCAAACTATGTTCAAGAAGAACGGGGTTTGCTGCTTTTAGCTACAGGAAAATATGAAGAAGCCCTTTCGATTTTAGCGCCGGTTATGACTGGAAAAAGTGGTCGTTCTAACCGATTACGGATTATAGTTGCGGGAATTATAGCGCACAGGGATATAGCCAAATCTCGTGCTTTATTGGAAGGCTCCAGCGCATCCTTAGCCAAGGCTAGAATGTTGTTGGATAAGAATAAAAAAATATTTAAATCAAAATTGACCGCAGAAGATGGATTATCAGAATTAATTTTGCGGTTGGCCTCTGTTATGGGGGGGCAAAGCCTTACCGCGCCTATTGGCTTAGGTCTAGCGCGGGCATCGTCTTGGTTAACCCCCGACAACCCCGAAAGTTGGCTGATAACCGCCGAAATTTTATCGTCTGGTCATCAATTCTCAGCGGCTAGATCGGCGCTTGATCATATTTCGTCAGACGATCCTTTTTATAATCTAGCTATGTCTATGCGGATATTACTTTATGTTCGTGAAAATAAAAAAGAAGACGCACTTAATCTAGCGCGGACGATTACGCAACTTCCGAATGCAACAGCAGATGACTGGCGTAATCTTGCCGAATTAGAAGGCGACAATGGCCATTATGAAGCGGCCTTAGTCGCCTTAGACCGGATCATGGGCCCTGATCAGCCGATGGCCAAAGATTGGCAAATATGGCTATTAAAAGGAACCTTACTTGATTCTGCAGGCCATTGGCCAGAAGCAAAGGCAGCCTATCAACAAGCCGTTGCTTTGGCTCCAGATCAACCTTTAGCGCTTAACACTTTAGGCTACTCGCAATTAGAAAAACGTGAGAATATTCCAGAAGCCGCCCGCCTAATTGAACAAGCTTTAAAAGTAACACCCAATGATCCAGCCATCATAGATTCTATGGGATGGAGCCAATATCTTTTAGGACATACTGATCAGGCTATTTTGTTGTTAGAACAGGCAGCTAAAGCAGATCCAAAAGAACCGACTATTTATGAGCATCTAGGTGATGCGTATTGGACCGTTGGGCGTCATTTTGAAGCCCGCTATGCATGGCAGGCCTCATTGGGAACAGCAGATGATAAGGCAACAACGCGTCTAAAACAAAAAATAGCAGTAGGTTTAACACCGACTTTGGCTGCTCCATAGTGCGCTATAAATTAACATGTATTGTATCGAGACAGCATTCTATCGGTTCTTGACAGAAAAAAGGCTACAATCCATTTCCTGCTTAATGCTAAATCGCAGGAAAATGGCCCCTTCGTTTTATACGTTGGTAGCCCATTATAAAAACATATAGGAAAGTGATAATCGGTGCCTCTGCTGACAGAAATAGCCTATGCCAAAATCAATCTGGCCCTCCACGTCAGAGAAAAAATGCCGAATGGTTATCATGCCCTAGAGACAATTTTTGCTTTTGCGGCGGATGGGGATCATCTTACAGCAGAACCGATTGACCAGTCGCAGGATAAATTAAGCATCATAGGCCCCTTTGCTGAAGGGTTAGAAGCCGATAAAAATAATCTGGTTTTGCGTGCTGTAGTCGCTTTAAGAACGGCTTATCCTGATAAGATACCCTCTGCCTTTAATATAATTCTGGATAAAAGATTGCCAATCGCTGCGGGTATCGGCGGCGGTTCAGCAGATGCGGCAGCCATTTTGCGGATGCTTGGAAAACATTATAATATTGGACATAACGACCTTTTAGCACTGGCTGCTAAATTAGGTGCCGATGTTCCGGCTTGTGTTGATTCTCACCTTATTCGTGGAGAAGGCGTTGGAGAGAAATTGACGCCTATTGCGGATTCATCCTTGAAAAATACGCCTCTGTTATTGGTTAATCCACGGGTTTCTTGTTCGACGCCCTTAATTTTTGAAAAATGGGATGGTGTTGATCGTGGCCCTTTGGCTGAAGGGAATGTATTAGAGGCAGCGCGATCCGGTCGGAATGATCTAGAACCGCCCGCCGAAAAATTGATACCAATTATCGGAGAAGTAATCCGTAAGTTAAAAGCTCAAAAAGGGGTTCGTTTTGCCCGTATGTCGGGATCAGGCGCTACCTGCTTTGCTTTGTTTAATACCCAAAAAGACTGTCGTAAAGCTGCTTTGGATCTATCTAGCGAACATCCTGAATGGTGGTTTATGACGTCAACATTATGTTGAACAAAAATATGTAAAATTATCTACATATGTTTTTATTAAAAGATAAAAATAATTATAAATATAACAAACAAAAAATATAATTATTTTGAAAAACGTCAAATTTTATTAAATTATTTACTCATAATATATGTAAATATTATTTGATCGTTAAAATATATTTTAACTATCTATATTAATAGATTATCTTTTTGCAAAATATTATTTTATATTAAAAATTTTAAAAAGGAAGTAATCTATGGCCTATCAGCCTTGGCAGGATATTGAAGGGGCTGATCCTTCCATTTTAATTATCGCAGATCACGCCTCCGCCTTTATTCCAGATGATATTAATTTGGGAATAGAGGCTGCTTTATATGACGAGCATGTCGCACTCGATAAAGGCATACAATCTTTAGGCATAAAATTATGTCAGACTTTAGATTGTCGTGGTATCTTTGCAATGCAGTCCCGTTTAATTGTTGACCTTAATCGAGAAGAAAACGACATTTTGGGTATGATACCCGCTGTTTCCGATGGATATGTTATTCCTGGAAATACAGGCCTTAAAGCCGAGGAAAGACAGCAGCGCTTAGAACGCTTTTATTATCCCTATCATCAGCATATTGCTGAAAAAATTAAAATTCAGCGCCCCAAACTTATTATTTCTCTTCATAGTTTCACGCCCTGTCTAAGAAGCAACATGGATTGTTATCGTCCTTGGCATGTGGGTTTGCTCTATAATAATGATGACCGCGCGACCCAGATTGCGATCCCGCTTTTTAAGAAGACATCCTTAAAAATAGGCGAGAATGAGCCTTATTCGGGACGTATCTTAAATGCTACTATGAATCGGCATGCTGAAGCGAATAATATTCCCTATTTGGTCTTGGAAATCAGACAAGATACTATAAAGAATGAGCAAGAAATAGAAAATTGGCGTGTATTATTAGAAGATATTATAAAAGAAACTATAAAAAAACTCGCTTGATTGGTCGAGAGAGGTTTTATTTTTTCAGATAGTTCAAAAATTTAAAGGCTGAATATTCCCTAAATTTGGTTTATTCAGCAAGGCTGAAATGTTACTCTTGTCTCCATTGTTGGACGATGGGTGTAAATAAATAAAAATGGAACACTCCTTATCGCAATTGACCGTATAAGTAAGGATAGGGGCTTGTAAAATATAATATTTGATGCACAAGCTGAATTATGTTGAAATAATGTCGAACCAAAAGTGATATATTATAATATTTTAATCTTACGATGATTATCGAGCCTGCTAAGTCAATTTTCTAGAGGCAGGGCTTAGATAAGAAATTAAGCATCTTCCTGGTATCTTTTTTGGATTAAGCAATTCGGCCAGTTCCCATGGAAACCACAGAATACGGATTGATCACGCTTGTTGAAGAGGGTGACATAATTCATATTGATGCTAATAAAGACACTATTGATCTTGATGTACCGGAAAATGTGTTAGCAGAACGCCGTAAAAACTGAATACCGCATAAAATGCGTTGTATTCAGTATTTATCGAGCTTTGTTATCAATAGGTTAGCTCGCTTGTTTGGGGGCTATAACGCATTCCGGTGCCAAAGGTGAGCACCATGTCTATACCGATCTCTGAGTTAAAAAAATTGCCCGGTCATGACCAAGAGGTCATGGCATTATCGCCTAATCCTCGCCCGATTTTATCTTTAAAAGAAATGCGGGCAGCCGAAATGGCAGCAATGAAGCGGGGTGCTTCTGTCGATGATTTAATGGAAAAGGCAGGCAAGGTCGCGGCTGAAATAGCGAAATGCTTTTCAGGTAGTATGCCTACTTTAATTTTATGTGGCCCTGGCAATAATGGCGGTGATGGTTATGTTGTAGCCCGCTATTTATCTGAATGGGGTATTCCGATTTCGGTGGCAGCCCTTAGTGAGCCGAAGACAGAAGCCGCTAAAAAAGCGCGATCTCTTTATAAGGGTAAAGTTGTCCCTTTGGATGAGGCAGAGCCTGCACCTTTATTAATCGACGCTTTATTTGGTGTTGGCATGTCTCGTCCCCTGGATGAAACGCTTATATCCCGACTGAAAATATTGGCCAAAGCGGCCAGTTTACGGATAGCGATCGATGTTCCAAGTGGTATTAATACCGATAATGGTGAATTATTATCCGATATTCCGTCTTTTGATCTGACGATTGCTATTGGTGCCTTAAAACCTGCCCACCGCTTGGAACCCGCCGCAACCCTTTGCGGTCGTGTCGCCGTGGGCGATATAGGTTTAATATTACCTAAACCTAGCCTTATGGAAATTGCTAAACCTTGCTTGGCGGCGCCAACAGCGTCTGATTATAAATATAGTCGTGGCTATGTTGCAGTCACGGCAGGGGCTATGGCGGGTGCCTCTCTGTTATCGGCTACCGCAGCACAACGGGCAGGGGCAGGGTATGTTGCCTTGTTTGGAGGCGAAACAAATGCCGGAACTATGGCGCTTGTTCACCGTTCATGGAGCCGAGAGGCTTTAGCGGATGAACGCATTAATGCATTGGTTATCGGCCCGGGTCTCGGGCGGGACGAATTGGGATGGCAACGTCTCTCCATGGCGCTTGATACGTCTCACCCTCTGATTCTTGATGCGGATGCGTTATTTCTTTTGAAACGCGAAGGATTGGATTGTCTTCGCAATATTCATCAACCAACTATTATGACCCCGCATGAAGGCGAATTTCAGCGCTTATTTAGTGGTATTGATGGCGATAAGTTGACCCGCGTAAAGAAAGCCGCGGCTTTATCTGGGTTGGTGGTCGTTTTAAAAGGCGCTGATACAGTTATTGCAACGCCTGATGGTCGTGCGGCTATTTCACAACCTGCCGTGTCATGGCTTGCCAATGCGGGTACGGGTGATGTGCTGTCCGGTATTTGTGGCGCAATGTTAGCGCGTGGTCTGGAACCTTTTGAGGCTGCTTGTGCTGCCGTCTGGTTACATAGTGAAGCGGCACGTCTTGCGGGTCCTGCCATGATTGCCGATGATTTGATTGAACATGTGCGTTCTGCTCTTATTGAAGTGACTGTTACAGTATGAATGAAGTTATCCGGCTAGCCTCTAAAGGGGATGGTGTAACCGCTGACGGACAATTTATCCCTTATTCTGTCCCGGGTGATTATGTGGATGAAGAGGGTGTTTTAATAAAAGGCCCTCACCACGTAGCCCCGGTTTGCAGTCATTTTCCTGTCTGTGGAGGATGTCGTCTTCAATATGTCGATGACACAGTTTATAAGGTTTTTTTGAAAGACCGGATTGCAGAAGCTTTTCACCAGCAAGGGCTTTCTACCCCTTTACTAAGAGAAACCTATCTCTCCCCCGCCTATAGCCGCCGTCGGGTTTCTCTCCGTGCTTTCAAGGCCGGTAAAAAATTAACGCTGGGCTATAATAAAATGGCCAGTCATCAACTTATCGATATTAAGGAATGTCCTTTATTAGAGGATAAACTCTTTCAGGCCATTGCTGATTTGCGGCCTTTCCTGCAAAAATGGTTAAAACCGCGTAGTCTTGCTCAGATTGAAATGACGGTAGCAGATCAAGGCATTGATTGTCTCATTGCAATGCCTTTTCCTGAATCCTTAGAAGCCACAGAAGCGGTAACTATTTTTGCTCAGGAAAAAGCTTTCGCCCGTTTGTCTATTGATCAAGGCTATGGGCCGGAAACCCGTTGGGAACCTGAGCCTGTAACCGTCACTTTAAGTGGCGTGCGTGTTGATTTACCTAGTCATATGTTTTTACAGGCTACTAAGGATGGTGAACAGGCTCTCGTCACAGCGGTAAAGGAAGCCGTAGGGTCATCGGAAATTATTGCTGATCTTTTCTCGGGTCTAGGCACATTTGCTTTAGCGATGCCAGAAAAAGCGCGCGTCTATGCGGCCGAAGGATTAAGAGATGCCACTTTGGCTTTGAAAAAAGCAGCAGGACGAGCAGGAAAAAGCGTTTTTGTTGAACATCGTGATCTTTTTAGACGACCCTTACAAGAACAAGAGTTAAGCCGTTTCGATTGTATTATACTTGATCCGCCGCGTGCGGGTGCCAAAGAACAAATACCGGCCTTAGCGAAATTACCTAAAGGACGGCTGGTCTATGTATCCTGTAATCCAGCAACTTTTGCACGGGATGCACAAGGATTATTAGCTGCAGGTTGGCAATTGTCATGGGTTATTCCTGTCGGACAGTTTCATTGGTCTCTTCATGTCGAAATGGTGGGCTACTTTAGTAAAGGATAATTTCTTTACTTTTAATATCTGCAAATTTTTCTTTCATTCCGTTAAGTTAAGAAGATAGGGTTATAAACATGCAACCTACCCGTGATAGCGGTTATACGCTTGACCCTTGTTGGGACGAAAAAGGGTTAATCACAGCGATTTTAACAGATGCGACAAGCGGACTATTGTTAATGGTTGCTCATATGAATAAAGAAGCTTTTGAGCGTAGTATTGCGACACAAGAAGCGCATTTCTGGTCCCGTTCCCGTCAAAAATTATGGCGTAAGGGCGAAGAATCCGGTCATGTCATGAAAATACAGGAGATCCGGATTGATTGCGATCAGGATGCTTTATGGTTAAAAGTCATTCCGATGGGGCCAGCTTGTCATACTGGTGCCAAAAGTTGCTTTTACCGGCGTATAGAACATGAACATTTAGTGCCTGTTCCAGAGGATAAAATATAAAATCTGACAGGACAATTAGGGGAAAAGGCATGGCTAGTCAGACGATTATGATCGTCGAAGATGATGCGTCTTTACGGGCTTTGATTGCTCGTGTGCTCAAGGAGAACGGCTATGCACCCTGTCCTGTTGGGTGCGGTGAAGAAATGTGGGAAGAATTAAAAGATCGGGATGTCGATCTTATTCTTATGGATGTTATGTTGCCAG encodes:
- a CDS encoding lytic transglycosylase domain-containing protein, encoding MKQAGSKKRSANNSCAYGLKRSFKLVKLTVLSLVTLSSQTFPTASTFANTLSTIDPGFMSDSDISLVTPQQVAPPIQPVLSSFNIQPTDKKQTLSPAEMQGYRACFKAIRRGQWQEAQQWLEANPDGLLTNFATAELYLTKGSPKVPTEQLISLIKKEPDLPQNEALERLAFNHGARNLPSLPSANMLTFLSGAPQRPINHHNTSNRSAAIFETEALPLLKADNASEAEVLFQNFQQKLPSDLQTEWAQRIAWSYYLNGNDDAARRLAVQAENGQGSWTTEASWVEALADWQKEDFPSAMQAFSRVAAYSDNREMKAAGLFWQARAAMACGHPEYIQNLLRAASQLPETFYGILAEKALGKTIPALANPVALSSDELGHLTTQPNIRTAIALNEIGEHQLATETLKYQARLSNASDHNSLIHLAAYLHLPEAQLWLAHHGPAGFKPDIETRYPAPNWTPASGWHVDPYLIYAHALQESQFRTRALSAKGARGVMQITPSTARLVARQHATNVEIEDLDKPTVSFEYGQAYIEWLRDTNYTGGLLPKVIAAYNAGPAALPRWNNRDHGDPLLFIESIPYAETRAYVATVLRNYWIYQQKNATPSQSLKAMAQGMWPRFPGMAGESAIRLGKEKNQLRNVAANNTDKQNM
- a CDS encoding uracil-DNA glycosylase family protein, with amino-acid sequence MTLDHILEWWRMAGVDILVQEENRNWFSENQYNISYFNAPSSHPQAESNTAGLNPEVPSVPFNEQKNTVHSTSTPEPSALIKFKNIPDNITDFLLWFKNIGTNIGHNTPVLPVVNPKAHFMIMSDAPEIKDVEEGTLFSGQTGQLLSNILRSISVKKEQSYWATLTPFCSELTIFDQRPKESDALTFSDYISIARHHLALIRPKYLLLLGETPTRAFLKMNVTEARRKVHHITVNGDNIRVFALLHPKMLLATPALKATIWKDLRILKRDLDNETSRIEEA
- a CDS encoding electron transfer flavoprotein-ubiquinone oxidoreductase — protein: MSERESMEYDVVIVGAGPAGLSAAIRLKQLAEKAGQEISVCILEKGSEVGAHILSGAIIDPIALDELIPDWRERGAPLTVQVTESPHWILTPKKHIPLPSAFLPPFMHNKGFYTGSLGSLCRWLAEEAENLGVEIFPGFAAADVIYDEKGKVKGILTGDKGVGRDGKPRDDFEPGIELHGRYTFFAEGARGHLTRRVIQQFQLDAECQPQVYGLGLKELWEVSPDKHIAGRVVHTQGWPLLTEVGGGFIYHQEKNQVAIGFVVGLGYSNPYLSPFKEFQRWKEHPSIRPLLEGGRRISYGARVINEGGYQAIPKLIFPGGALIGCSAGFVNVPRIKGTHGAMKSAMLAAEAAFDALTKETSPSLLTAYPESFEKSWLAVELKKVRNAEPAIAHFGPLIGSGIAGTDMWMRNFGIDLPFTLGHRPDNTTLVKKEKGKKQHYPKPDGKVSFDRPSSVYLANTQHDENEPCHLTLKDPTVPIDVNLALYDSPERCYCPAGVYEILGVEENKPRLQINAQNCIHCKSCDIKDPTGNIVWVAPQGGDGPNYPNM
- a CDS encoding tetratricopeptide repeat protein, which codes for MISFLRFVPLTALLAVPFAAADARKEAVSPFKLYVEGQVASFSDNPDLAARNFFSVLQERPGDNLLALRTYRQAQIANNMSITLGVLSRMEKDGYRTGDGPFLILADAVKRHKWKEANLLIDRMSQFQYPFFFTAPLLRAWVILGSKKGDPFSALDKAQGPVSNYVQEERGLLLLATGKYEEALSILAPVMTGKSGRSNRLRIIVAGIIAHRDIAKSRALLEGSSASLAKARMLLDKNKKIFKSKLTAEDGLSELILRLASVMGGQSLTAPIGLGLARASSWLTPDNPESWLITAEILSSGHQFSAARSALDHISSDDPFYNLAMSMRILLYVRENKKEDALNLARTITQLPNATADDWRNLAELEGDNGHYEAALVALDRIMGPDQPMAKDWQIWLLKGTLLDSAGHWPEAKAAYQQAVALAPDQPLALNTLGYSQLEKRENIPEAARLIEQALKVTPNDPAIIDSMGWSQYLLGHTDQAILLLEQAAKADPKEPTIYEHLGDAYWTVGRHFEARYAWQASLGTADDKATTRLKQKIAVGLTPTLAAP
- a CDS encoding 4-(cytidine 5'-diphospho)-2-C-methyl-D-erythritol kinase; protein product: MPLLTEIAYAKINLALHVREKMPNGYHALETIFAFAADGDHLTAEPIDQSQDKLSIIGPFAEGLEADKNNLVLRAVVALRTAYPDKIPSAFNIILDKRLPIAAGIGGGSADAAAILRMLGKHYNIGHNDLLALAAKLGADVPACVDSHLIRGEGVGEKLTPIADSSLKNTPLLLVNPRVSCSTPLIFEKWDGVDRGPLAEGNVLEAARSGRNDLEPPAEKLIPIIGEVIRKLKAQKGVRFARMSGSGATCFALFNTQKDCRKAALDLSSEHPEWWFMTSTLC
- a CDS encoding N-formylglutamate amidohydrolase, which gives rise to MAYQPWQDIEGADPSILIIADHASAFIPDDINLGIEAALYDEHVALDKGIQSLGIKLCQTLDCRGIFAMQSRLIVDLNREENDILGMIPAVSDGYVIPGNTGLKAEERQQRLERFYYPYHQHIAEKIKIQRPKLIISLHSFTPCLRSNMDCYRPWHVGLLYNNDDRATQIAIPLFKKTSLKIGENEPYSGRILNATMNRHAEANNIPYLVLEIRQDTIKNEQEIENWRVLLEDIIKETIKKLA
- a CDS encoding dihydroxy-acid dehydratase, with translation METTEYGLITLVEEGDIIHIDANKDTIDLDVPENVLAERRKN